Below is a genomic region from Telmatobacter sp. DSM 110680.
TCCTTTACACATTCAGAGAGCGAGAAGACATTCTGCGCATCTTCGAGGCTGTTGCCGGCCAGCGCATGATGACCAGCTATTTCCGCATCGGCGGACTGTCGATGGAGCCGCCTCTGGACTTGTTCGATCGCATCCAGTCCTTCATCAAGACGTTTCCGGAGAAAATCGACGAATACTCGAATCTGCTCACTGGAAATCCAATCTTCCGGAACAGGCTGATGGGCATTGGACATCTCTCGCCTGAGGACGCAATTGCACTTGCCGTCACTGGTCCGACGATGCGCGCTTCAGGCATTGATTTCGATCTGCGGCGCGACATGCCGTACTCCAGCTACGAGAAATTTCAGTTCAAAGTTCCGGTTTCAAACCGCTGCGATTGCTGGGGACGGTACGAGGTACGTTTGCTGGAGATGCGCGAAAGCATCGGCATCATTCAACAGGCCTTGGATGGAATGCCGGGCGGCCCGATCAAGGCTGATGCGCCAAAGATCGTTCTGCCGGATCGCGAGAAGATGAAAACGCAGATGGAAGCGTTGATCCATCACTTCAAGATCGTGACGGAAGGCTTCAACGTTCCGGCGGGCGAAGTGTATCAAGGAATTGAATCGGGCCACGGGCAGATGGGCTATTACGTAGTATCAGATGGAACCGCAAAACCATATCGCGTGCATATGCGGTATCCAGGATTTGCGACTTTGCAGGCGCTGGAAACGATGTGTCAGGGACGCATGCTTGCGGACGTTGTAGCTGTAATCGGGTCGATTGATATTGTGCTTGGGGAGATCGATCGCTGATGCCGGAAACGGCGCAGTTGTACATGGAACTTTGGGTATCGCTTGCTTCCCTGCTTCGCAGTTATACCGCGGTGCACGGGTTGAATGGGAATCGGCAGGCAACGGTCGAGTTGGGGGAAGAACAGATTACGGTGCGTCATGCGGAAGCGTGGCTCGATCTGAATCGGAACGGCGCGCACGTGATGTGGAAGCGCGACGACGGACGGAGCGGAATGCTGGAACTGACAGAAAATGGCCGGTTGCGCAGTTCGGCTGGCGAAGAAGAGATGGATATGGCGGCTGAATCGTGGGCTCGGGAGCTGATGCGATGAGTGCCGTCAATACGAGTCCCGAGTCCATGAGCATCTTTTCGCCCCAAGTGGCGGCACGTTTTGATGCGCTGGTGGAAAAGTATCCCCTGAGGCGCTCGGCGCTCGTCCCGATGCTGCTCTATGCGCAGGACGAAATCGGTTACCTGTCGGACTCCGTGATCGCGGAAGTAGCACAGAGGATCGGGATTACCGAACTCGATGTTCGCAACGTGGCCACCTACTACTCCATGCTGCGTTTCAAGCCTGCGGGCAAATTCAATGTACAAGTTTGCACGAATATCAGTTGCATGCTGC
It encodes:
- a CDS encoding NAD(P)H-dependent oxidoreductase subunit E codes for the protein MSAVNTSPESMSIFSPQVAARFDALVEKYPLRRSALVPMLLYAQDEIGYLSDSVIAEVAQRIGITELDVRNVATYYSMLRFKPAGKFNVQVCTNISCMLRGAYDVYEKFQEELGIGHKGVTADGLFSLEEVECIGACCWAPAIQVNYAFHDELTPSGVPEILDRYRQQVQDKEKNA
- the nuoD gene encoding NADH dehydrogenase (quinone) subunit D encodes the protein MVDVGTPILSAPPAEGARDQHMVLNMGPQHPSTHGVLRLVLEIDGEIVVRLYPEIGYLHTGIEKTCEAKFYQQVVPLTDRVDYLGPMANNLCYCLAVEKLLQLEVPERAVWIRVLLTELTRLNSHLIWLGTHAMDIGALTVFLYTFREREDILRIFEAVAGQRMMTSYFRIGGLSMEPPLDLFDRIQSFIKTFPEKIDEYSNLLTGNPIFRNRLMGIGHLSPEDAIALAVTGPTMRASGIDFDLRRDMPYSSYEKFQFKVPVSNRCDCWGRYEVRLLEMRESIGIIQQALDGMPGGPIKADAPKIVLPDREKMKTQMEALIHHFKIVTEGFNVPAGEVYQGIESGHGQMGYYVVSDGTAKPYRVHMRYPGFATLQALETMCQGRMLADVVAVIGSIDIVLGEIDR
- a CDS encoding transcriptional regulator, which encodes MPETAQLYMELWVSLASLLRSYTAVHGLNGNRQATVELGEEQITVRHAEAWLDLNRNGAHVMWKRDDGRSGMLELTENGRLRSSAGEEEMDMAAESWARELMR